The Planctomycetota bacterium genome includes a window with the following:
- a CDS encoding PGPGW domain-containing protein, which translates to MGRKESLMDPRDHYSFRVGHSSNSVWRVARKIAVLVVGGTITIVGILLVVLPGPAFVVIPAGLAILATEFDWAKAWLIKAKEVSRKAMKKVRR; encoded by the coding sequence ATGGGTCGCAAAGAATCGCTCATGGATCCGCGCGATCACTACTCTTTCCGGGTGGGACATTCCTCCAACAGCGTTTGGCGAGTCGCGCGCAAAATTGCTGTGCTGGTGGTCGGAGGCACGATCACGATCGTGGGCATCCTCCTGGTCGTGCTTCCGGGTCCGGCATTTGTGGTGATTCCCGCCGGGCTGGCCATCCTTGCCACCGAATTCGACTGGGCGAAAGCGTGGTTGATCAAAGCGAAGGAAGTGTCAAGGAAAGCCATGAAGAAAGTGCGCCGCTGA